CTGCCGGCGGCCGTCGCCGACGCCGATCCCGACGGGCTGGCGCTCTGGTATCTGGGCTGTAACGGGTTCGTCCTGAAGGCGGCCGACGGGACGACCGTCTTCGTCGACCCCTACCTCGGGACCGGCGATCCCCCGCGGACGGTCCGGATGATCCCCGTGCCCTTCGACCCGACCGACGTCCGCGATGCCGACGCCGTCCTCGCGACCCACGAGCACTCCGACCACGTAGACGGCCCGAGTCAGGCCCCGATCCTCGCCGAGACCGGCGCGGACTACGTCGGGCCGGACGATTCGCTGGCCGTCACCGAAGCAGCGAACTGGACCGACCGCTGGGACGTCGACGAGTCGCAGTTCCACGAGGTGAGCGAAGGGGACACATTCGAGGTCGGCGAACTACGGATCCACGTCGAAGCCGCGAACGACCCCGACGCGACCCACCCGGTGTCGTACGTCTTCGAACACGACGCCGGCACGTTCTTCCACGGCGGGGACGCGCGACCGGGCGAGTCCTTCGCCGACATCGGCGAGGCGTACGACATCGACCTCGGCGTGCTCGCCTTCGGCTCCGACGGGATGCTCCCGGACAAGCAGACCCGCGAACCGAAGTACACGAAGTGGTACAGCGACGAGAACGAGATCTGCGAGGCCGCCCGGCAACTCCAACTGGATCGGCTCCTCCCCACTCACTGGGACATGTGGAAGGGACTGACGGCCGACCCCACCGCGCTGCACGATCACGTCAGGAGTCACGACCACCCAAATCGGGTCGAAATCGTCGAGATCGGGGACCGGGTCGACCTGTAATCGGCGATTATCGGCCGGTAACAGTCGCACACCCGGCCGGTGTGTGACTCCTTCGCACGTGTCGAGAAACGGTACGTAGCTTTAATACCGTTGGTAACTCGAACAGTAAACATGAGCGAATCGCAAAATTACGAGGAGGTGACCGTCGCCTCGAACGGGGTTACCGTGATCAAGACGTTCGAGGCCGACGCGTTTCCCGTCCCCGCTATCGCGTTCCGGATCGACTCGGACCGGACGGAGCCGGTGACGGTCAGGCTCGTCGACGACGTCCCGGAGAACGTGGCGGTGGAGGATCTGGGCTTCCACCCCGAGTACGGCAGCGAGTACTGGACCATCGAGGACGACGAGATCACCTTCGAGCGCGAGATCGAGGCCGAAGAGCAGTACACTACCGTCTACGGTATCCGCGCGACGGGCACGGACAACGTCGAGCAGTTCCTCACCGAGCCCGAAATCGACGAGGTCGACCCACCGCTCGAGGACGAGGACGGCGTCGTCGGCGGGAGCGGGAGCGACGTCGTGCGCGACGTCATCTCCGGGAACGCCGACTCCGTCCCCGGGCTCGAGGACGAGGAAGAAGACGAGGACATCGGAACGCTCGACCTCACGGACCCGAACTCCGAGGAAGAATCCCGCCAGGAGGCGGCCGAGGCCCAGGAGGCCGACACCGAGGACGAGGCCGAGGCCGACGACGGCGACGAGGACGAGGATGCGGACGAAGAAGCCGAGGCCCGGGAGGCCGACGCCGAGGACGACGCGGAGGAGGAAGCTGCGGAAACCGAGGTCGAGCAGGAAGCCGAGACGGAGGCCGCCGAGCCGGCCACGGGCACGACGCTCGACGCGGAGAGCGTGGCCGCGGCCCTGGCGACGGAGATCCAGGAGGGCGAGGTGGACGACGACGACCTCGACGTGCTCCGGGAGGAACTGGAGATCGAAGGCGGCGACGCGGGCCCCGGCGGCGCGGTCGAGGCCCGCATCGAGAAGCTCCAGACCGACGTGAGCGAACTCGACGCCTACGTCGACGCCCTCGAAGAGTTCCTCGAGGAGAACGGGACCGGTCAGGACATCATCGAGGGCCTGCAGGACGACGTCGCGAGCCTCGAAGACCAGATCGGCGGGCTGGAGGGCGACATCGAGGACAACAACCAGCAGGTCGCCTCGCTCGAGGACAGCGTCGAGGGGATCCAGAGCGACCTCCAGTCGCTCAAGGGCGACGTGAAGGACGTCGACGACGACGTGGCCGAGATCCAGGGCGCCATCGACGACCTCGAATCGGAACTCGACGACGTCGATCAGGTGGACGACCGCGTCGAGGACATCGAATCGGACATCGTGGAACTCAAGGAGTGGCGCGAACAGCTCAGCAACGTGCTGGGCGCGGCCGACAGCGACTGAAAACCGGACGCGTTTTACTCTCGGACGGCGACCTGTCTCCCAATGACTACTGTCCGCGTCGCCGTCCCCCGGAAGGGGCGGCCGCTGGAGGCCGTCCTCGAACGGCTCGCGGCCCGGACGGACACGGCCGCCCTCGCCGACGACGTCATCTCGACGCTCCAGTACGAGAAAGCGATCACCAAGGATAACCAGGAGGCCGACGCCGACGTCTACGACCGGCTCGCGGCCTACAGCGACACGGACGAACCCTCGGCACCCGAGTACACGCTCCTCCGGGACGACCGCGCCGGGATGCCCCGGCGGATCGTCTTCGACAGCCTCACCCTCCCGCTCGATGACTTCGACCTCCAGCTCGTCGGCCGGGAGGAACCGTTCCGCGCGCTCCGGACGCACGAGTTCGCCCTCGGGTTCGACAGCGCCGACCTCGTCCTGGAGGAGGTCGTCGGCCTCGACCCCGAACCGTTGCGGGAACTGGCCGACGTGAACGACCGGATCGACCCCCGGGACACCGACGTCCGCGTCGTCTCGGGCCTGGGCGATACGGTCTGGCACACGCTGCTCGCGACGCCGGACCTCCGCCGGGCGTACGACGCCGACCTCGACCGCTCGCTGGTCGATGCCTACGAAGGAGACATCTGCATCTCGCCGCGGTACGAGCGCCTGGTCGAGGCCGTGCTCGGGACCGACGTCATCGAAGACGTCGAGTTCACGTATCCCGAGGAGGGCACGATCGAGGAGGCGGCCATCGCGGAGACGGGGATCGGCGTGTACCTGACCGTCACGGGCTCGACGGCGCGGGATCACGGCCTGGAACTGGGCGAGCGCCTGTTCCCGAGCGAGACGGTCCTGCTCGAGAACGCGGCCGAGCGGTCCGCGGCGACCGAGCGAGCCGCCGACCTGTTCGTCGGCGCGGATCTGGAGACGGAACTGGCCCCCTGAGCCGTCAGTCGAAACGAGTAGCGGGTGAGCGCGGTGCGATGGCGGAGAGGACGGCCGACTCGACCTTCCGGAGGTGTTCGCCGACGGTCCCGTCCGAGCGGTCCAGGTAGTCGGCGACGTCCCGCTGGGAGGCCTGGCGCGGCGTCTCGTAGTACCCGATTTCGAGCGCGGCCAGCAGCGTCTCCTGCTGGCGCTGGGTCAATTGCGCGAACAGGCGTTCGGACTCGGGCCGGTAGTCGCCGATCCGCTCGAGTTCGACGTCGATGGTGTCGGGGATGCGGGCGAGAACGTCCTGAAAGGTGTCGGCCTGGCCGATAACGAGCGCCCGGACGTCGCCACGGTCGGTGTACTCGAGGGGCATGTCGAGGATGAGTTCGTGCGTGCGGACGAGCTCCAGCAATTCGGTGAGGGTGTCGGTCGGCTCGAAGTGGGCGTAGACGGTGATGCGTTCCTCGCCCTCGGAGATCTGGTAGTCGATGAGCGCGTCGTCGTCGGCGGCGATCTCCCTGACTCGATCGACGTCACCGGACATCTCGTAGAGGGTCGTGGCCGTGCCGTCGTCGAGCAGATCGAGGTGATGGAGTTGCTCGCGGGTGACGTCCTCGGACGCCGCCAGCAGTTCCTCGGTCGGCGACGTGGGCTCGAGCTTATTGACGACGATCTCCGCGTAGCGCATAGTAGTGACGTAGCGACTCGGAGACATAAACATACGGAGACGAATCAGGGACCCGAATTCGGCACCGTCGAGTCGTGATCGTGGTCGACTTCGGCAGTTCTCACGAACCGGTTAGCCCCAACGGTTGTCGGTTCGCCCGGTCCGGTACGTTCCGAGCAGACAGGAGAACGGGCCCGGCGTCACCGCGTACCGAAACAGGTCCACCCGGCAGTCGTTCCGGTGGTGGCGTCGCTATCGATTCGGTATGGTTGTCTACCTAACACCTCGATCTGTGAATCTCGCCAGAACTCCGATTGAATCGATACGGAATCCGAACGAACCTCTCCGTTTCTGTATCGCGAAATACGGTTTACGAGTCCGGGAGGTGGCAGCAGAATCGGCGATCGTTTACTCGATTATGGATAAACAATCTCGAAAATCCCCCTCACGACCGGTGCTCGAATCTGTGTGACGCGGGCGTTCTGGAACTGGGCGCGGAGCAAGCGCGGCTACTGGTCCGGGACAGAGCTCGGTTCGCCGCCGCCGACGAGTCGGTACGGGAGCGACGCGTACACGAGCGAGTTCTCGATGAGCGCCTCGACGGTCGTGTACTCGTCGACGGCGTGAACGGTGTCCGTGCCGAATCCGAACTCCACCGTCGGAATCCCCGTCCGCCGGAACTTCTTGGCGTCGCCCCCGCCGGTCGCACTCCGGCGGTAGACGTGATCGCCGGACACGGCCGCGGCGGCTTCAGTTACCGCCGAGACGAGCGGACTGGATAGCGGTTCGTACGTCCCGACGCTCCAGGAGACGTCCGCGATCCGGACTCCCTCACAGTCGTCTGCGCAGTCGCGAATGTCCTGGAGCACGTCACGAGTCTCGACGCCCGCAGTCAGGCGGAAGTCCAGGCGAGCGCGCGCCCGTGCCGGGACGCTGTTGACGCTCTCGCCGCCCTCGATGGTCCCGAGGTTGATCGTGGGATACTCGAACAGTTCGCGAGCGGCGGCCTCGCCCATCGCCGGGGCGTAGTACTTCACCGACTCCGCGACGATGGCCGCGACCTCGGCGTCTAGCTCGAACTGTTCCGTTCCGAACTCGCGGCGAACGCGTTCGATGGCCTCGCACAGCCGGTCGATCGCGTTCTCGCCGAGCATCGGGCGCGAACCGTGTGCAGCCTCACCTTCGCTCTCCAGCGTCAGCCACACGCTCCCCTTGTCCGCGACGGTCACGGAGTGGCGGCCGCCCTCGCAGGTGGTCTCGCCGATCACGCACCAGTCGGCGTCGATGCGATCGCTCTCGAGCAGCGCGGGGAGGCCGGGCTCGCCGGCGATCTCTTCGTCGCTCACGAAGGCGAACTCCAGGGTCACCGGCGGTTCCGTGTCTGACTCGGCGTAGGCACTGGCGACGTCCAGCATGGCGGCGAGTGGCCCCTTCATGTCCGTCGCGCCGCGGCCGTAGATCCGTTCACCGTCGCGCTCACCGAGCGGATCGCGCTCCCAGGCCGTCGCGTCGTAGGGAACGGTGTCGACGTGCCCGTTGTACAGCAGCGTTCGGTCCGACGACCCGGGTATCGTCGCGAGAAGATTGGGTTTGACGGGGTCGGTGACGATCCGTTCGGTCACGATGCCGAGCGACTGGAACTCCGCATCGAGGTAGTCGACGATCGCACCCGTCTCGCCGGGTGGATTCGAGGTGTCGAACGCCAGCAGCTCCAGGAGTCGATCGACGAGGGTCTCATCGCGGCCGTCGATGGCGGTACGCAACGCCGTCGGCACGAGCGACATGTCCCGGGACATCCCCAGCTCTCACCGTTCCGTTTCGCACGTATCGATCCCGGCGCCAGCGTAGATCGGACAGCGCTGGGTGGTCCCCGTGATCACCAGCACCGCGCCGATTGCGAGAATCAACGCGCCGACAGCGGCTCCCGCGCGCCAGTAGCCACCGATGGCCGCCGCACCCGCGACCGCGACGAGCACACCGAGCGCGATCCGAACGGCCCGATCAACGCCGCCGACGTTTCGGTCCATACCCGGATCTACGGCGCCATCGCTATTGTATGTTGTGGGTACAGGGCACAACATGGTTCCTCTCAGGATCCGGCGCAATTGGACCATATGTCGGCATCTGCGTTTGAGGCCTGCACTCCAACCGGACGGCCGAATCCACAATATTGTATAGAGTGTACAAAACACCTAAGTACGGTCGGGACGTACGTGTGCTCGATGAGCGAGAACCCATCCATCGACGACATCAGGGAAGAGAAGATCGAGGAACTTCGCGAATCCACCGACGAGAGCGGTTCTGTTACCCCCTCGGAGCCGATTCACGTCGGCTCTCCCGACGATCTCTCGGGGGCCGTCGACCAGTACGACGTCGTGCTGGTGGACTTCTACGCGGACTGGTGTGGGCCCTGCAAGATGCTGGAACCGACCATCGAGGAACTGGCGGCCGAGACCGAGGCTGCCATCGCGAAGGTCGACGTCGACCAGAACCAGCAACTCGCTGCCCAGTACGGCGTCCAGGGCGTCCCCATGCTCCTGCTGTTCGCCGACGGTGAACCGGCCGAAAAGCTGGTCGGCGTCAAGAGTAAAGACGACCTGGCCGGCCTGATCGAGGCCTACAACTGATCGGCAGTCCGCCCGCCGGGCCTCGGTAGCCGAGGTACCGTTCTTTCCGCCGTCGCTGTGCTTCGATGTCGACGATCCTGTCGTCAGTGGCCCCCATACTGCGTCCTGTGACCGCTATCTGTCGATTTTCCGGGGTGTCGCCTGCACGACGGCCAGGTGTCTGGGGCCGTAGTTGTTTTCAATGTACAATAACGAGCCACATCGCGCCCCGCATCGAGTCCGCCGGTGATCGACCATTTCGTCCGGTAATGGCGGTCAAATTTGCAATCTCTTGGGGCGACTGCAAGTGACTTTTCCGGCTCTTATATTGTGAAAAACTCGCAATTCTTTATTACGGTGGCGGTCCAAGATTCGGGTATGACAGCGCCAGTAGTCGTGGTCGGCGGAGACGCGGCGGGAATGAGTGCCGCGAGCAAGTTCAAACGCGACGCACCGGAGCGGGACGTGGTCGTCTTCGAGCGGGGTGAATGGGTCTCGTACGGCGCGTGCGGGCTCCCGTACTACGTGAAAGGCGCCGTGGAGACGCTCGAGGACCTCGTCTCGGTGACGCCCGAGGCGTTCGTCGAAGAGCGCGGCATCGACCTCCGGACACACCACGAGGTGACGGCCATCGATCCGGAGGACCGAACCGTGACGGTCGCGGGCCCCGACGGCGAGTTCGAGCAGTCCTACGGTGACCTCCTGATCTCGACCGGCGCGCGCGCCGTCGAACCACCGCTCGACGGGATGGAACGCGACGGCGTGTTCACACTCCACAGTATGCACGCGGGGGCGGAGATCCGGCGGGCGCTCGGCGTCGAGACGCCGTCCGTGGATCGTCGCGAGGCGGCCTCGGTCTACGCCGACGCCGAGTCCCCCGAGTCGGTCGGGATCATCGGCGGTGGGTACGTCGGCATCGAGATGGCCGAGGCCTTCGCCGAGCGCGGCCTCGACGTTCACGTGTTCGAGATGTTGCCACACACCCTCCAGCCGTTCGGTGCGGAGGCAGCCGCGACCGTCGAGGACCACCTCCGTGAGCAGGGCATCGACCTCCACCTCGACACCCCGGTCGGAGCGATTCGCGGGGACGAGCGGGTGACGGCCATCGCGGCCGGCGACGAGGACGTCCCCGTGGACCTCGCGCTGGTCGGCGTGGGCGTCGCGCCCAACACTGAACTCGCCGAGGACGCGGGGATCGAACTCGGTCCGACCGGTGCCATCGCGACCGACGAGTACGGTCGAACCAGCGAGGACCACGTCTACGCGGCCGGCGACTGCGCCGAGGCGACCCACGTCGTGACCGGCGAGCCCGATCACGTCCCGCTCGCGCTGACGGCCAACCGGGAGGGACGGGCCATCGGCCAGACGCTCGCCGGCGACCCGACGCCGGTCGGCGAAATCGCAGGGACGGCCGCTGTCAAGGCCTTCGATCTGGAAGTCGCACGCACGGGCGTGATCGACGAGGATGCCGCCCGCGAGGCGGGCTTCGAACCCGTCTCGGTGACGATCACGGCCCCCTCGCGCGCCCACTACTACCCGGGCGGCTCGGAGATCCAGTTCACGATCGTCGGCGACCGCGAGAGCGGCCGCGTCCTCGGCGCGAGCATGGTCGGCCGCGAGGGCGTCGCCAAGCGCATCGACACCGTCGCCGCGGCGCTGCACGCCGAGATGACGGCCCACCAGCTCTCGTATCTCGACCTCGCGTACGCACCCCCGTTCAGCCCGGTGTGGGACCCCGTGCTCACGGCCGCGAAGGTCCTGGAGGGGAAACTGGAATGACCGACCGGCTCACGGCTTTCGAGCGGACGCTCCTTTCCGAGCTCGCAGGCGAGGGCGACCGATCGCCGGCTGGTCTGGCGGTCGCGCTCGAGACTGACCTGGGCACCGTTCTCGAAACGACAGCTGCCCTCCAGGATCGTGGACTCCTCGCGCGCCAGGGCTTCGACACCTGTCGGGTGAGCGACCGGGGCCGTGCCCTGGTCGAGCGTTCGCGACCCGCCTGACGATGCCCGTCGTCGAACCTTTCGAGGACCACACCGACCGGTACGATCGGTGGTTCGAGACGCACGAGGCCGCCTACGAGTCGGAACTGGCGGCCGTGCGGGCGCCGCTGCCGACGATCGAACCCGACCGGGCCGTGGAGGTCGGCGTCGGGAGCGGGCAGTTCGCGGCCCCGCTCGACGTCGGGCTCGGCGTCGACCCGTCTCCCGCGATGCTTCGGCGCGCACGCGACCGGGGCGTCACCCCGATCCAGGGCGTCGCGGAGTCCCTGCCGTTGAGAGACGACAGCGTGTCCACCGTCGTCCTCGTGACGACGATCTGCTTCGTCGACGACGTGGAACGGACGCTGGCCGAAGCACACCGCGTCCTCGGCCCGGGCGGGACGCTCGCCGTCGGATTCGTCGCCCGCGACGGCCCGCTCGGCGAACGGTATCGCGAGAAGCAGTGCTCGAACCCCTTCTACCAGGACGCGACGTTCGTCGCGGTCCCGGACCTGCTGGACGCGATGGCGGCGGCGGGCTTCGTCGACTGGGCCGCCCTCCAGACGCTCTTCAGCGATCCGGCGAGCATGGACCTGCCCGATCCCGTCAGAGAGGGCTGGGGCGACGGCTCGTTCGTCGTCGTGAGCGGTCGCGTTCCGGACTGATCCCGGCGACGGGAAAAAGCGGCCTCACTCCTCGCCGAGGTCGCGACCGAGCGCACCGGCGACCGCCAGGAGAAAGCCCATCCCGGCCTGCACGTCGGGGTCCCGCATCGCCCTGAGCATCCCCAGGACACCTGGGGGTTCGGGCGGCTGGTCGCCGGCTTCGCCGAGGGCTTCCAGCACCGATTCGAGCGACCCCGCCACGTCGTCGTCGGCGGCCGTGTCCGCCAGTTCGCCCAGCCGCGAGCCGGTCGCGGTCAGATTCGTGACCATCTCGTCGTCCATCGCGGCCGTCAGCAGGGAGAGCGTGTCGGCCAGCGCGAGCACGTCGTCGAGCGTCCCCGACCGCTGGAGGCGCGCGAGCGTCTCGATGGCCTCGGCCAGGTCCCCCGCGTTCTCGCCGGCCGCTTCGCCGAGTTTGGCCGCCTCGGGCGTCGCCAGTCCGTCCGCGGCCGCGCCGAGGTTCGTCCCCGTCGCCGCCAGGTTCTGGACCATCTCGTCGTCCATCGCGGCGGTGGCGACGGCCGTCCCGTCCAGTAGGTCGTTGACCGCTCCGAGGTTGTCGAGGAAGCGCGCCACTTCCTCCGGCTGCTCGGCGACGGCCGCCTTTACTTCCGGGGGGAGGTCACCCTCGGTCTCGGCCGGCTCGGCGGACGCTTCACCGGCCGCGCTGGTTCCGTCTTGCTGTTGTTCTGCCATACTCGTCACCTCACAGCAGTCCCCTGGCGGTCAGCCAGTAGGACTCGTTATAGCCGAGTTTCGCCCAGTGGACCGGCTTCGACGGCTCCCTGACCGTGGGCTGGGTACCGTACTCGAAGTCGACGAAGGTCGCCTCGTCCATCCCGCTCTCGATGAAGCAGACCGTCTTGCCGTCGTAGGTCGCGGTCGGCGTCTCCCCGCGTGTGTGGCTGGCGATCCGGTCGGCGACTGCGCCGGCCTCGTAGTGGGCGACGCTGCCGGCCTTGCTCGTGGGCACGTCCGCGAGGTCGCCCAGCACGTAGACGTCCTCGGCGTGGTCGGATTCCAGCGTGTGCTTGTCCACGTCGGCCCAGCCGTCGTCGCCGAGCCCCGCGTCGGTCACGAGATCGCTGCCCGCGTGCGGCGGGATTCCCACGAGCAGGTCGTAGTCGAGTTCCTTGCCCTCCATCGAGTGGAGCACGCCCGCCTCGGGGTCGACCTCGTCGGCGTTGAAGAACGTCTCGACGTTGATGTCCCGTTCCGCGAAGGCCTCGCTGGCCCAGTCGGCGACGTTCTGGATGGCGTGTGCCCGCTGGATCGGGTAGGTGTACGTGATGTCGACGTCCTCGCGCAGTCCGCGCTCGCGGAACCAGGCGTCGGCCATCAGCACGAACTCGACGGGCGCCGCCGGGCACATGTGTGGCGTGCCGATCACCGACAGGACGAGGTGCCCCTCGGT
Above is a genomic segment from Halorientalis sp. LT38 containing:
- a CDS encoding MBL fold metallo-hydrolase, with translation MVHSDWGDWLPAAVADADPDGLALWYLGCNGFVLKAADGTTVFVDPYLGTGDPPRTVRMIPVPFDPTDVRDADAVLATHEHSDHVDGPSQAPILAETGADYVGPDDSLAVTEAANWTDRWDVDESQFHEVSEGDTFEVGELRIHVEAANDPDATHPVSYVFEHDAGTFFHGGDARPGESFADIGEAYDIDLGVLAFGSDGMLPDKQTREPKYTKWYSDENEICEAARQLQLDRLLPTHWDMWKGLTADPTALHDHVRSHDHPNRVEIVEIGDRVDL
- a CDS encoding helix-turn-helix domain-containing protein, which translates into the protein MRYAEIVVNKLEPTSPTEELLAASEDVTREQLHHLDLLDDGTATTLYEMSGDVDRVREIAADDDALIDYQISEGEERITVYAHFEPTDTLTELLELVRTHELILDMPLEYTDRGDVRALVIGQADTFQDVLARIPDTIDVELERIGDYRPESERLFAQLTQRQQETLLAALEIGYYETPRQASQRDVADYLDRSDGTVGEHLRKVESAVLSAIAPRSPATRFD
- a CDS encoding M20 family metallopeptidase — translated: MSRDMSLVPTALRTAIDGRDETLVDRLLELLAFDTSNPPGETGAIVDYLDAEFQSLGIVTERIVTDPVKPNLLATIPGSSDRTLLYNGHVDTVPYDATAWERDPLGERDGERIYGRGATDMKGPLAAMLDVASAYAESDTEPPVTLEFAFVSDEEIAGEPGLPALLESDRIDADWCVIGETTCEGGRHSVTVADKGSVWLTLESEGEAAHGSRPMLGENAIDRLCEAIERVRREFGTEQFELDAEVAAIVAESVKYYAPAMGEAAARELFEYPTINLGTIEGGESVNSVPARARARLDFRLTAGVETRDVLQDIRDCADDCEGVRIADVSWSVGTYEPLSSPLVSAVTEAAAAVSGDHVYRRSATGGGDAKKFRRTGIPTVEFGFGTDTVHAVDEYTTVEALIENSLVYASLPYRLVGGGEPSSVPDQ
- a CDS encoding YgaP family membrane protein; its protein translation is MDRNVGGVDRAVRIALGVLVAVAGAAAIGGYWRAGAAVGALILAIGAVLVITGTTQRCPIYAGAGIDTCETER
- the trxA gene encoding thioredoxin gives rise to the protein MSENPSIDDIREEKIEELRESTDESGSVTPSEPIHVGSPDDLSGAVDQYDVVLVDFYADWCGPCKMLEPTIEELAAETEAAIAKVDVDQNQQLAAQYGVQGVPMLLLFADGEPAEKLVGVKSKDDLAGLIEAYN
- a CDS encoding FAD-dependent oxidoreductase; translated protein: MTAPVVVVGGDAAGMSAASKFKRDAPERDVVVFERGEWVSYGACGLPYYVKGAVETLEDLVSVTPEAFVEERGIDLRTHHEVTAIDPEDRTVTVAGPDGEFEQSYGDLLISTGARAVEPPLDGMERDGVFTLHSMHAGAEIRRALGVETPSVDRREAASVYADAESPESVGIIGGGYVGIEMAEAFAERGLDVHVFEMLPHTLQPFGAEAAATVEDHLREQGIDLHLDTPVGAIRGDERVTAIAAGDEDVPVDLALVGVGVAPNTELAEDAGIELGPTGAIATDEYGRTSEDHVYAAGDCAEATHVVTGEPDHVPLALTANREGRAIGQTLAGDPTPVGEIAGTAAVKAFDLEVARTGVIDEDAAREAGFEPVSVTITAPSRAHYYPGGSEIQFTIVGDRESGRVLGASMVGREGVAKRIDTVAAALHAEMTAHQLSYLDLAYAPPFSPVWDPVLTAAKVLEGKLE
- a CDS encoding class I SAM-dependent methyltransferase produces the protein MPVVEPFEDHTDRYDRWFETHEAAYESELAAVRAPLPTIEPDRAVEVGVGSGQFAAPLDVGLGVDPSPAMLRRARDRGVTPIQGVAESLPLRDDSVSTVVLVTTICFVDDVERTLAEAHRVLGPGGTLAVGFVARDGPLGERYREKQCSNPFYQDATFVAVPDLLDAMAAAGFVDWAALQTLFSDPASMDLPDPVREGWGDGSFVVVSGRVPD
- a CDS encoding DUF1641 domain-containing protein; amino-acid sequence: MAEQQQDGTSAAGEASAEPAETEGDLPPEVKAAVAEQPEEVARFLDNLGAVNDLLDGTAVATAAMDDEMVQNLAATGTNLGAAADGLATPEAAKLGEAAGENAGDLAEAIETLARLQRSGTLDDVLALADTLSLLTAAMDDEMVTNLTATGSRLGELADTAADDDVAGSLESVLEALGEAGDQPPEPPGVLGMLRAMRDPDVQAGMGFLLAVAGALGRDLGEE
- a CDS encoding NAD(P)/FAD-dependent oxidoreductase; translation: MTEHIVVVGGGTGGTVLANRLAEKLGPELERGDARVTLVSDDTDHVYKPTFLYVPFGKKTVEDAKRPLEDLVHRSVDVVFDRVTGVDTDGKRLSLRERGSLAYDQLALALGAQLVPEEVPGLADGGHHFYGPDGAEALRDEMADFTEGHLVLSVIGTPHMCPAAPVEFVLMADAWFRERGLREDVDITYTYPIQRAHAIQNVADWASEAFAERDINVETFFNADEVDPEAGVLHSMEGKELDYDLLVGIPPHAGSDLVTDAGLGDDGWADVDKHTLESDHAEDVYVLGDLADVPTSKAGSVAHYEAGAVADRIASHTRGETPTATYDGKTVCFIESGMDEATFVDFEYGTQPTVREPSKPVHWAKLGYNESYWLTARGLL